The Ramlibacter sp. PS4R-6 nucleotide sequence CCCAGGCCGAAGATGTAGGTGTCGTTGCCGGACCCGCCCAGCAGGATGTCGTTGCCCGCGCCGCCGTTGAGCGTCGATCCCCCGCTGCCGGAAACCAGGATGTCGCTGCCGCTCGTGCCGGACAAGGTGCCCTGGGTCACGGCGACCGCCGTCGGCGCGCCGTTGCCGGTGCCGTCGGTCGGCGTGTAGCTGAACGAGCCGCCCGCGGGCGCCGCGTCCGTCACCGTCACCGTGCCGTTGCTGCCGGTGCCGGCCAGGTGCGTGGCAGTCAGGCCCGTGGCCGCGCTCACGCCCGCGACGTCCAGCGTCCCGCCGGCGGTGAGCGTGTCGTTGGCCAGCAGCGCCCACTCCGGCACGGTGAAGGCGGTGCCCAGCCCGACGTTCGTGATGACACGGTCCGCGCCTCCAGTCGGGCCGACCGGGGTCTCGGCCGTTCCCAGCATGTGGATCGTCACCGACGTCGCCATGCCGTCTGCGGCGGCCACGATGAACGAGTCCGTGTAGGTCGTCCCCGCGATGAACTCGTCGTGGGCCGTCGAGGCGGTGTACGTCCACGCGCCGGCTGCGTCGACGGCGAACGTGCCGTACGTGCCCGCGCTCGCGCCCTGCGTCACGAAGGTCTGCGCACTGTCCACGTCCGAGATGGTCAAGGTGCCCGCCGTGCTGAGGGCGGCCGGCGTGTTGCCCTCGGTGAGGTTGCGCACGTCGGCGGACAGCACCGCCGCGTCGTTGGTGCCGGCGATGTTGATGGTGACGGTGCTGGTGGTCCCGTCTGCCGACGAGACGGCGAAGGCGTCGCTGTACGTCGTGCCGGCGACGAATTCGTCGTGCGCCGAGCTGGCGGCGTAGGTCCAGGCGCCGGCGGCGTCGATGGCGAACGTGCCATATTTGCCCGCGCTCCCTGCTTGCGCCGCGAACGTTGCCGCGCTGTCGGCGTCGGTCACGGTGAGCGTGCCGCTTGTGCCGATGGCTGCCGCCGTGTCGGCCTCCGTCAGGTTCTTCGTGTCCGACGAAAGGACGGCGGCGTCGTTCGTACCCAGGATGTTGATCGTGATGCTTGTCGCAGTCCCATCTGCCGATTCGACTGCGAACGTGTCGGTGTAGGTCGTGCCGACCACGAACTCGTCATGCGCGGAGCTGGCCGTGTAGGTCCATGCGCCCGCTGCATCGATCGCGAACGCTCCGTACTTGCCTGCCGTGCCCGCCTGGGCCTTGAACGTTTCGGCGCTATCGACGTCCGTGATGGTCAGGGTCCCGCTGGCGCCGAGCGCCGCGGCCGTGTTCGCCTCGGTGAGGTTCTTCGTATCGGAAGACAGCACGGCTGCATCGTTCGTGCCGAGCATGTTGACCGTCACGCTCGTGGCCGTCCCATCTGCTGACTCGACTGCGAACGTATCGGTGTAGGTCGTGCCGGCCACGAACTCGTCATGCGCGGAGCTGGCCGTGAAGGTCCATGCGCCCGCTGCATCGATCGCGAACGCTCCGTACTTGCCTGCCGTGCCCGCCTGGGCCTTGAAGGTCTCCGGGCTGTCGACGTCCGTGATCGTCAACGCGCCGCCCGTGCCCAGTGCCGTGTCGGACTCCGTCAGATTCTTCGTATCGGAAGACAGCACGGCTGCATCGTTCGTGCCGAGCATGTTGACCGTGACGCTCGTCGCGGTCCCATCTGCCGACTCGACCGCGAATGTGTCGGTGTACGTCGTGCCGGCGACGAACTCGTCGTGCGCCGAGCTGGAGGCGAAGGACCATGCGCCGGCTGCGTCGATCGCGAAGGTGCCGTACTTACCAGCGGTGCCTGCCTGGGCCTTGAACGTTTCGGCGCTATCGACGTCGGTGATTGTCAGCGTTCCGCTGGTGCCGAGCGCCGCCGCCGTGTCCGCCTCGGTGAGGTTCTTCGTATCGGAAGACAGCACGGCTGCGTCGTTCGTCCCGAGCATGTTGACCGTCACGCTCGTCGCAGTCCCGTCCGCGGACTTCACGGCAAACGTGTCGGTGTAGGTGGCGCCGGCCACGAATTCGTCGTGCGCCGAACTCGCCGTGTACGTCCACGCCCCGCCCGCATCGATGGCGAAAGTGCCGTACTTGCCCGCGCTCGCGGGTTGCGCCTGGAACGTGTCGTCGCCGTCGATGTCTGCCACGGTCAGCGTGCCCGAGCTCCCCAGGGCGGCCGCGGTGTCGCCCTCCGTGAGGTCGCGGACGTCCGCGGACAGCACGGCCGGGTCGTTGACGCCGGTGACGACGACGCTGAGGGTCTGCGTGACAGAGCCGCCGTGCGCGTCGGAAATGACGACGTCGAAGTATTCCGTTGCCTTCTGCCCCTCGCCCAGCGCCTGCGTGTTGGCGTTGGGCACGCTGTAGCTCCACGTCACGACCCCGCCCGCTGCCCCGGTGGCCGCCGTGGTCACGCCCGCGGTCACGATGCCGCCCCATGCGTTGTCGGCGCGCACGGTCACCTTCACGGTGTGCACATCGGACAGGTCCTTGTCGTCGAACGCCACCGTCCCGCTCGCCGCCAGGTTCGGGTTCGCGGCATCCTCGGTGACGGCGCCGCTGGCCGTGGCCGCGCTGATCGTCGGCTGGTCGTTGGTCCCCGTGATCGTGACGGTCACGGTGGCCGTGGCGAAATCGTCGTTGGCGTCCGTGACCTGGTACGTGAACGTGTCCGTGGCCGTCTCGCCGGCGGCCAGGTACTGGTAGTGCGCGTTGTCGGCCTGGTAGTCGAAGCGCCACGAGGCCGGGTTTGCGGCGTCGGGCTTG carries:
- a CDS encoding beta strand repeat-containing protein, translating into MTTTIAGSSGSDTLTALAEGSRISAGAGDDILVGGSGSDTLNGDAGDDAFIYNISQNAGSSDVYTGGAGIDSLLIQFTLAQWLDIVNQQQVAAYLAHLAKVTQAQTGQVSNGIASDFTFRFGTSTLKVQSMESLRITVDGAVIDPANAFVFATADSASAVEDGGAVAINVLANDSVADLVKDLKVVSAPTHGTATLVKPDAANPASWRFDYQADNAHYQYLAAGETATDTFTYQVTDANDDFATATVTVTITGTNDQPTISAATASGAVTEDAANPNLAASGTVAFDDKDLSDVHTVKVTVRADNAWGGIVTAGVTTAATGAAGGVVTWSYSVPNANTQALGEGQKATEYFDVVISDAHGGSVTQTLSVVVTGVNDPAVLSADVRDLTEGDTAAALGSSGTLTVADIDGDDTFQAQPASAGKYGTFAIDAGGAWTYTASSAHDEFVAGATYTDTFAVKSADGTATSVTVNMLGTNDAAVLSSDTKNLTEADTAAALGTSGTLTITDVDSAETFKAQAGTAGKYGTFAIDAAGAWSFASSSAHDEFVAGTTYTDTFAVESADGTATSVTVNMLGTNDAAVLSSDTKNLTESDTALGTGGALTITDVDSPETFKAQAGTAGKYGAFAIDAAGAWTFTASSAHDEFVAGTTYTDTFAVESADGTATSVTVNMLGTNDAAVLSSDTKNLTEANTAAALGASGTLTITDVDSAETFKAQAGTAGKYGAFAIDAAGAWTYTASSAHDEFVVGTTYTDTFAVESADGTATSITINILGTNDAAVLSSDTKNLTEADTAAAIGTSGTLTVTDADSAATFAAQAGSAGKYGTFAIDAAGAWTYAASSAHDEFVAGTTYSDAFAVSSADGTTSTVTINIAGTNDAAVLSADVRNLTEGNTPAALSTAGTLTISDVDSAQTFVTQGASAGTYGTFAVDAAGAWTYTASTAHDEFIAGTTYTDSFIVAAADGMATSVTIHMLGTAETPVGPTGGADRVITNVGLGTAFTVPEWALLANDTLTAGGTLDVAGVSAATGLTATHLAGTGSNGTVTVTDAAPAGGSFSYTPTDGTGNGAPTAVAVTQGTLSGTSGSDILVSGSGGSTLNGGAGNDILLGGSGNDTYIFGLGDGNDSISDGGGGNDALQVATTAPTDSLSLGTLGFEQVGNDLVVKAGGTEIVIKDHYSTGTIESVTFTNGGTYQGYAIGTTAYRIGTTLGGTGQEDVIASSVLGQALTGGNGNDMLFGNGGADTINGGTGDDLVVAGDGADRLLGAAGNDFLVGGTGSDTFVFNTAPGAAANVDRLRDFDANGADRIELSAGTYGGIALGAVLAAADFASVASGTGAGAAVGGAVNIVFDANGDLYYDSDGGSAANRTLIAKVTLVGGTFDNADFVVVA